The following coding sequences are from one Oceanidesulfovibrio indonesiensis window:
- a CDS encoding ATP-binding protein has protein sequence MSPDDKQNVRFLVKEQKCDFGSSAGQLEEFARRHGLSDRLAYQMTLVVDEVVTNTAKYGYGDCSQHCINVDLHLEGNVLVILIKDKARPFDLTTAPVPELDIPVEQRRKPVGGMGIHLVRNLVDSIEYRRENGMNVLEIHKTIDPDEFVDRQ, from the coding sequence ATGAGCCCGGATGACAAACAAAATGTCCGCTTCCTCGTGAAGGAGCAGAAATGCGACTTCGGCAGCTCGGCCGGCCAGCTCGAAGAGTTCGCCCGGCGGCACGGGCTTTCGGACAGGCTCGCCTACCAGATGACCCTGGTGGTGGACGAGGTGGTCACCAATACCGCCAAGTACGGTTACGGAGATTGCAGCCAGCACTGCATCAACGTGGATCTGCATCTCGAAGGCAATGTCCTCGTCATACTCATCAAGGACAAGGCCAGACCGTTCGACCTGACCACCGCGCCGGTGCCGGAACTCGACATCCCGGTGGAGCAACGGCGAAAGCCCGTGGGCGGCATGGGCATCCATCTCGTGCGCAATCTTGTGGATTCCATCGAATACCGCCGCGAAAACGGCATGAACGTCCTGGAAATCCACAAAACCATAGACCCCGATGAATTCGTCGACCGGCAATGA